TTCTGTTGCATGTGAATGACTGGGTCTATCTGGAATTGAACGAAAGTGGCAGCCGCATCTGGGCGCTTTTGGAAGAGGGCTATGGTCTGCCGCAACTCGTTTCCACCCTGGTGGAAGAGTTTGCCGTAGCTCCGGAGGACTGCGCGGAAGAAACCGCTGAATTTCTCGCGATCCTGGAGTCGAAGAAATTTGTCGTGCGGTTGTAACTGTCTCCCGTCTTCCTTAGATGTTTAGTGGTGGAGATGACCCTCTTCTGTGCTTTGCCTCCGTCTTCCGCGTAACAATCGTGCCAACAAA
This genomic stretch from Terriglobus saanensis SP1PR4 harbors:
- a CDS encoding PqqD family protein, whose translation is MKDSLVVYKRASEVVAATMGETSLLLHVNDWVYLELNESGSRIWALLEEGYGLPQLVSTLVEEFAVAPEDCAEETAEFLAILESKKFVVRL